From a region of the Trichoderma atroviride chromosome 6, complete sequence genome:
- a CDS encoding uncharacterized protein (EggNog:ENOG41) — MPGFADSFWSNDYAAGLGVLFSKLQQGVVEDRQVLTIARLRAEAEEAYGQRLSDIAPAADKLSGGFGRDDGATVRKAYDGMRTEMQEASQSHIRIAQNIRDLVVNPFSRWCDAHETRIQDSQDVLQLRIKAHDKQAEVVKKLRSNYFNKCRLVEDLEEENKLAFQDPESSPKQAQPNPAIPEIKVQPHKEEEPQNEEVYEIGDDVYQTEQMKKILSNMLSTIKMGETKVPILGTYLNTSAGSDIVEYLQRSMGTTSVSYAERIGQDLISNGMLRLIGNVGNTFANSSKMFYQWRPKAFQLAGIPEKKQQLGRTFSMPTTGSDAGDSPVVGTVSEYLSNWNVLNNSRPGETPPQRLQREAREADDKYKASVKKLDDLRCELEELIFLHLKFLERCELDRLKAIKTVILDFTGTIGNVIPSLQSSVDKMMLFQETVQPLGDLRYLMENYRTGSFIPKVIVYENYYNKVDEQTFGVDLEARARADKKRVPIIITTILTYLDNHYPDLEGDEARRGVWLLDVPLAQTHKLRVKINDGKPVPPEVFDEFDIPTVASLLKLYLLELPDSLVSTHVYEIVRTIYTTPATDSTEASRVAVLQQTLSQLRLTNIATLDACMNHFTRLIDLTSADEEYVAALAAHLAPCILRPRTETSLTMEEKHASRLVRDLFAHKDAIFTELKRMSTLNHSISVTTNRPRAISTDESNRKALMEERNRALLEKASASRSRATSPAPGPRGHRRERSSGGPETRFPIQTSPTTASDRHRSSLGSLNAIKRSSLEVPGPDGSTSPPDATNGSPLKSEIDGEQPVLDKRDSLGRGAAAKFGPRLPIAPSSQAQDSSRGVTLEDRPMED, encoded by the exons ATGCCTGGATTCGCCGATTCTTTCTGGTCGAATGATTATGCTGCTG GACTTGGCGTCCTTTTcagcaagctgcagcagggtGTGGTGGAAGACCGCCAGGTGCTCACCATAGCTCGGCTGCGCgctgaggccgaggaggcatATGGACAGCGCTTGAGTGACATTGCGCCGGCCGCAGATAAATTGTCTGGTGGCTTTGGTCGAGACGATGGCGCTACAGTTCGCAAG GCTTACGATGGGATGCGAACGGAGATGCAAGAAGCCTCCCAAAGCCACATTCGAATTGCTCAAAACATTCGCGATCTAGTTGTCAACCCTTTTTCCAGATGGTGCGATGCTCACGAGACTCGTATTCAGGACTCTCAAGACGTCCTTCAGCTACGAATCAAGGCGCACGACAAACAGGCCGAAGTTGTCAAGAAGCTCCGATCGAATTATTTCAACAAGTGCCGACTGGTGGAAgatctggaagaggaaaataAGCTTGCCTTCCAGGATCCAGAGTCCAGCCCCAAGCAGGCCCAGCCGAACCCGGCGATCCCCGAGATCAAGGTTCAGCCTCacaaggaagaggagccTCAAAATGAAGAGGTTTATGAGATTGGCGACGACGTCTATCAGAccgagcagatgaagaagattctGTCCAACATGCTGTCGACAATTAAGATGGGAGAAACAAAGGTCCCTATCCTGGGTACCTATCTCAACACCTCGGCCGGCTCAGATATCGTCGAGTACCTCCAGCGAAGCATGGGCACGACAAGCGTCAGCTATGCCGAGAGAATTGGACAAGACCTCATCTCCAACGGCATGCTGCGCCTGATTGGAAATGTTGGAAATACGTTTGCCAACTCTTCCAAAATGTTTTATCAATGGAGACCCAAGGCTTTCCAACTTGCGGGCATCcctgagaagaagcaacagcTGGGCCGAACCTTCTCCATGCCCACTACGGGCTCCGATGCTGGCGACTCACCTGTTGTTGGAACCGTGAGCGAATACTTGTCCAATTGGAATGTGCTCAACAATTCTCGTCCTGGCGAGACTCCTCcccagcggctgcagcgtgAGGCAAGAGAAGCCGATGACAAGTACAAGGCTAGTGTGAAGAAGCTCGACGACCTTCGTTGCGAGCTGGAAGAACTCATCTTCCTGCACCTCAAGTTCCTTGAGCGCTGTGAGCTGGATAGGCTAAAGGCCATCAAGACCGTCATCCTCGACTTTACTGGGACCATTGGCAATGTGATCCCCAGCCTGCAGTCCTCTGTCGACAAGATGATGCTTTTCCAGGAGACCGTGCAGCCCCTGGGCGATCTGCGATACCTCATGGAGAATTACCGTACCGGTAGTTTCATTCCAAAGGTCATCGTTTATGAGAATTACTACAACAAGGTTGACGAACAGACTTTTGGTGTTGACTTGGAGGCGCGCGCGAGGGCGGATAAGAAACGTGttcccatcatcatcaccaccattcTGACCTATCTCGACAACCATTATCCTGACTTGGAAGGCGATGAAGCAAGGCGCGGAGTGTGGCTATTGGATGTACCTCTTGCCCAGACTCACAAACTGCGCGTAAAGATCAACGACGGCAAACCGGTGCCCCCAGAGGTGTTTGACGAATTTGACATTCCCACCGTTGCAAGCCTTCTCAAGCTTTATCTGCTCGAGCTTCCTG ATTCTCTGGTTTCTACTCACGTCTACGAAATTGTCCGAACTATTTACACCACCCCGGCTACCGATTCAACCGAAGCCTCTCGTGTTGCCGTACTCCAACAAACCCTTTCACAGCTTCGATTGACCAACATTGCTACTCTGGATGCCTGCATGAACCATTTTACTCGCCTTATCGATCTTACTTCGGCTGATGAAGAATACGTTGCGGCGCTAGCTGCTCACCTGGCACCGTGCATTCTTCGCCCGCGAACAGAAACTTCTCTTacaatggaagagaagcacGCCAGCCGACTTGTCCGCGACCTCTTTGCCCACAAAGACGCTATTTTCACCGAGCTTAAGCGCATGTCGACCCTCAACCACTCCATCTCCGTCACGACAAACCGTCCTCGGGCAATCAGCACCGATGAAAGCAACAGGAAAGCCTTGATGGAGGAGCGGAACAGGGctctgctggagaaggccAGCGCTTCACGAAGCCGCGCCACCAGCCCTGCGCCTGGCCCTCGAGGCCATCGACGAGAGCGGAGCAGCGGAGGCCCCGAGACTCGCTTTCCCATCCAGACCAGCCCGACGACCGCCTCTGACCGCCACCGCAGTAGTCTAGGAAGCTTGAATGCCATCAAGCGCTCCAGCTTGGAAGTTCCCGGGCCGgatggcagcaccagccctCCCGATGCTACAAACGGATCTCCTCTCAAGTCTGAAATCGATGGCGAACAACCAGTCTTGGATAAGCGTGACAGCCTGGGCAgaggcgctgcagccaaaTTTGGACCGAGGCTTCCTATagctccatcatcacaaGCACAAGACTCCTCTCGTGGCGTAACTCTAGAGGACAGGCCCATGGAAGACTAG
- a CDS encoding uncharacterized protein (BUSCO:EOG092D0GS4) has product MASISSIGANNWTRRHTGFPPARLATEVSARSPNQFEKSLYDLIRGLRNHKGNEKEYIQKTLKECRAEVRSQDMDLKATALLKLIYLEMFGHDMSWASFHVLEVMSSPKYHQKRVGYLGAVQSFRQDTEVLMLATNLLKKDLAATTPTIISLPIAALPHVITPSLALSTLADLLPRLNHSHSNIRKKTLVTLYRLALVYPEALRAAWPKIKDRLMDPDEDPSVTAAIVNVVCELGWRRPQDFLPLAPRLFELLVDGGNNWMAIKLIKLFATLTPLEPRLVRKLLPPLTNIIRTTPAMSLLYECINGIIQGGILDNTDDVAGADEIATLCVNKLRGMVMVNGDANLKYVALLAFNKIVLTHPHLVSQQEDVILECIDSSDITIRVQALNLVKGMVTSDNLVLVVSRLMKQLKSSSPSKDRRLPGSSALTPETESDDESQTAIIAPTVQETQTVLLPDDYRIDIIERILFMCSKDNYSSVLDFDWYIDVLTQLVRMAPVPRTFDANTGAALPIRQQVDVSEKIGDALRNVAVKVRAMRATAVRAADIILDQLLSDNPAGHPLTSGALKSAIWIIGEYSVQLAIPDDSLNGLLQAIPRIGKPEISAVALHATAKVFSSIAGSEHEPWTSERKSRIALLLARILDVLEPLALHPNLEVQERAVEYIELLKLTAEAASGQPASTDENDQEPPLLLTQAIPSLFNGWELNAVAVNAQKNVPLLEGLDLDEPIHGDLNRLLFQTDIITLQSEEADDFEVYYHQRPPPSSISSSAPAISRLADPDDDMASSYQQLSEESYLDADILAKRKADRMEKNKDDPFYIPSDNILRTSTPIHNILQNNNGPDLDIDSIPVMQLDLEKIGGSSLTAPTRPQPRPRQRVLVAADETIEGSESGTGRQNDSENGSSTLTKAKTKKSKQHSLLQVDSSTIGSFSLEEGDGSKGFDYERQQREEAEMQQAVKEVERLRLEMQRANERIQMAQGADVQGVVIKKKKKAVSKKTAEGEDGEAATKVKPKKKKKAQTSEGGEPSGTAADTLGGAPVKVAPKKKKKKAPVVVEAEAAG; this is encoded by the exons AtggcttccatctcttcaatcGGCGCAAATAATTGGACAAGACGTCACACGGGCTTTCCACCGGCCCGTCTAGCTACCGAAGTTTCGGCG CGGTCGCCTAACCA GTTCGAGAAGTCTCTATACGACCTCATCCGAGGTCTGCGCAACCACAAGGGCAATGAGAAGGAATACATCCAGAAAACCCTCAAGGAGTGCCGCGCGGAGGTTCGCAGCCAGGATATGG ACCTCAAGGCCACGGCTCTTCTCAAGCTCATATACCTGGAAATGTTTGGCCACGATATGTCATGGGCCTCGTTTCATGTCCTCGAGGTCATGTCCTCACCCAAGTATCACCAGAAGAGGGTGGGATACCTGGGCGCTGTGCAAAGCTTTCGGCAGGATACTGAAGTTCTCATGCTGGCGACCAATCTTCTGAAAAAG GACTTGGCTGCCACCACACCAACAATCATATCTCTTCCGATTGCAGCGCTTCCCCACGTCATTACCCCCTCTCTAGCGCTCTCAACCCTCGCCGACTTACTACCACGCTTGAACCATAGCCATTCCAACATACGCAAGAAGACGCTGGTCACATTATACCGACTCGCTCTTGTGTACCCCGAAGCTCTGCGTGCCGCTTGGCCAAAGATCAAAGATCGACTGATGGACCCGGACGAAGATCCGAGTGTAACGGCTGCTATTGTAAATGTTGTTTGTGAACTCGGCTGGCGGCGACCTCAAGATTTTCTTCCTCTGGCACCACGGCTCTTTGAGCTGTTGGTGGATGGAGGCAATAACTGGATGGCTATCAAACTCATCAAGCTG TTTGCAACTTTAACACCTCTTGAGCCTCGTCTTGTTCGAAAATTACTGCCTCCTCTTACAAACATAATTCGAACCACTCCCGCAATGTCGTTATTATACGAGTGTATAAACGGCATCATCCAGGGAGGCATCTTGGACAACACAGATGATGTCGCGGGAGCAGATGAAATCGCAACATTGTGTGTCAATAAGCTGCGAGGAATGGTTATGGTAAACGGCGACGCTAACT TAAAATATGTTGCCCTCTTGGCTTTCAACAAGATTGTTCTTACACATCCACATCTAGTCTCTCAGCAAGAAGATGTCATCTTGGAGTGCATTGATAGCTCAGACATCACGATCCGTGTTCAAGCTCTTAATCTTGTAAAGGGCATGGTTACCAGCGACAACTTGGTCCTTGTTGTGAGCCGCTTGATGAAGCAGCTtaagtcgtcgtcgccgtctaAGGATCGGCGCCTCCCAGGAAGCTCAGCCCTTACGCCAGAGACCGAATCAGATGATGAATCACAAACCGCAATCATAGCGCCAACTGTCCAAGAAACTCAAACTGTCCTTCTCCCTGACGACTACCGAATAGACATTATCGAAAGAATTCTCTTCATGTGCTCCAAAGACAACTATTCGAGCGTACTGGATTTTGATTGGTATATTGACGTCCTAACGCAGCTTGTTCGTATGGCGCCTGTCCCTCGAACATTTGACGCAAACACAGGAGCGGCACTGCCGATACGGCAACAAGTCGACGTTTCTGAAAAGATAGGAGACGCGCTACGCAATGTTGCCGTTAAAGTGAGAGCAATGAGGGCCACTGCTGTCAGAGCGGCTGATATCATTCTCGATCAGCTGCTTTCCGACAATCCGGCTGGACATCCGCTTACTTCGGGGGCTTTAAAGTCTGCTATATGGATAATCGGCGAGTACTCTGTTCAGCTGGCCATACCAGATGACAGTCTCAACGGGCTTCTTCAGGCCATCCCAAGAATCGGGAAGCCAGAGATATCAGCGGTAGCCCTCCACGCCACAGCCAAAGTGTTCTCATCCATCGCGGGCAGTGAACACGAGCCTTGGACCTCGGAAAGGAAATCAAGGATAGCGCTCCTTCTAGCACGCATATTAGACGTATTAGAACCGCTTGCTCTCCACCCGAATCTGGAAGTACAAGAGCGAGCGGTAGAATACATAGAATTACTCAAGCTGACCGCAGAAGCTGCTTCAGGACAGCCCGCATCTACAGATGAAAACGACCAGGAACCACCTTTACTTCTAACCCAAGCTATTCCGTCCTTGTTCAATGGCTGGGAGCTCAACGCTGTTGCGGTTAATGCACAGAAAAACGTGCCCCTTCTTGAGGGCTTGGATCTAGATGAACCAATACACGGCGACCTGAACCGACTTTTATTCCAGACTGACATCATTACACTCCAGTCTGAGGAGGCTGATGATTTTGAGGTTTACTATCATCAGCGACCACCGCCTTCGAGCATATCATCTTCAGCACCAGCCATTAGCCGACTAGCTGATCCAGATGACGACATGGCAAGTTCCTATCAACAACTCAGTGAAGAGAGCTACCTGGACGCCGACATTCTCGCGAAAAGGAAAGCAGACAGGAtggaaaagaacaaggacgACCCCTTTTATATCCCGAGCGATAACATCCTCAGGACATCAACACCCATTCATAACATTCTCCAGAACAACAATGGGCCCGATTTGGATATTGATTCGATCCCTGTCATGCAGCTAGACCTTGAGAAAATTGGCGGTAGCTCTCTCACTGCGCCAACTCGACCgcagccacggccacggcagAGAGTACTCGTGGCTGCAGATGAAACGATAGAGGGGAGTGAAAGCGGCACAGGGCGACAGAACGACTCGGAGAATGGTTCTAGTACCCTTACCAAGGCAAAAACCAAGAAATCAAAGCAGCATTCCCTCTTACAGGTCGATTCCAGCACTATTGGATCCTTTAGCCTAGAAGAAGGCGATGGCTCTAAAGGATTTGACTACGAGAGGCAGCAGCGGGAAGAGGCGGAGATGCAGCAGGCCGTGAAGGAGGTGGAACGTCTACGGCTGGAGATGCAGCGCGCTAATGAAAGGATCCAGATGGCTCAGGGGGCGGACGTGCAAGGCGTAGtcataaagaagaagaagaaggccgtgtcgaagaagacggcagaaggagaggatgggGAGGCCGCAACGAAGgtcaagcccaagaagaagaagaaagcacaGACGTCAGAAGGTGGTGAGCCTAGTGGCACAGCTGCAGATACGCTGGGCGGCGCTCCGGTGAAGGTTGctccgaagaagaaaaagaagaaggctccTGTCGTTGTAGAGGCCGAAGCTGCAGGCTGA
- a CDS encoding uncharacterized protein (BUSCO:EOG092D4A7L), whose translation MAARTATQRLPLRPSASVLLRPARTFPPIPRRAFISLPGNPQQSLVATRTLPYRHEPLYELIADVDSYSAFVPYCSQSKVTKWSAPDSSGRSWPTLADLQVGWGGFDETFTSRLLCVPGVSVEARSGGSALGGPAQDASAVFKTLETVWYLTPIARQSATPSTEVKLTIKYQFVNPLYAALSAAVSDKIAALMIEAFEKRVHYKLGAQQRL comes from the coding sequence ATGGCCGCCCGAACCGCCACTCAACGGCTCCCACTCCGACCATCAGCCTCTGTACTACTACGCCCAGCGAGAACCTTTCCTCCAATCCCTCGCCGCGCCTTCATCTCCCTGCCCGGCAACCCTCAGCAGAGCCTCGTCGCCACTCGCACTCTCCCCTACCGTCACGAACCCCTCTACGAGCTGATCGCAGACGTCGACTCCTACTCGGCCTTTGTGCCGTACTGCTCGCAGTCCAAAGTCACCAAATGGTCCGCGCCAGACTCTTCAGGCCGCAGCTGGCCTACGCTCGCCGACTTGCAGGTCGGCTGGGGCGGCTTTGACGAGACCTTTACCAGCCGCTTGCTTTGCGTTCCTGGCGTCTCCGTCGAGGCTCGCAGCGGCGGTTCTGCTTTAGGTGGCCCTGCGCAAGATGCGTCCGCCGTCTTCAAGACTCTCGAGACCGTATGGTATTTGACGCCAATCGCTCGCCAGTCCGCAACGCCCTCAACCGAGGTTAAACTCACTATCAAATACCAATTCGTCAACCCGCTATATGCCGCGCTCAGCGCTGCCGTATCCGATAAAATTGCGGCCCTCATGATTGAAGCCTTTGAGAAGCGAGTTCACTACAAGTTGGGagctcagcagcgtctcTAG
- a CDS encoding uncharacterized protein (EggNog:ENOG41), with protein MSTYRHVQPPSRNVYDRRYKQRPEPEYSSEEEYTEEEDYDDEDIDPSDSASTTYDRPRLHTRASETATARRQRPPARQDASHHQQVQSYAPAAAPPSVDPSEEYGRNGHYGHYGQHQQHAAGRNGYYGRGHPAYPAQQQNHVVPYMGYNGANQMNQMAPYGQYGGNPFSPNGSSTGSYYGGEQRHMYDMMPYGAPPPPGYNYGPHGAHYNGMPPHMHPYPPAPAPPPTEAAAPASPAPAPKEPSPAPPPPPDPEKERLQKELADFKAAQEKEKEIARQKEIEDKIRKDAEEALAKKMEEVRLQAEEAKREIERARAEAERTARERLEAEKKAEEERRRVEAETRARLEETTRLKYEAEMKAAEERRRREQEDRARAEEAARLRFEAALRAETAAKAAAEQKAAEEAARIEEQTRLRLQAAIKAENEAKAAAAKKAAEEAARIEEEARLRVEAALRADAEAKAAAAKREAEEAERLRLIHEEAKAKAEAEHRARIAAEEAAAQRAAEAAAIAKAEAEELKKRIQAETKAAIEEANKKADEAAKKAELAPIKFKDAVGRKFSFPFHLCNTWQGMEELIKQAFLQVDVLGPHVQEGHYDLIGPNGDIILPSVWEKVIEPDWAITMTMWPLDKAPPVGGPKLPPGMPPMSNRPDGHGPPPPPIGIPPLNRPRPHIPGMSMPPPPPGWNGGIPPPPRGPPGISPNIKIVNAAPQQKKKSSSSSKQNTSMLNFLSGKAPAKKKTSSKK; from the exons ATGTCTAC TTATCGACACGTGCAGCCCCCTTCTCGGAACGTCTACGACAGACGGTATAAGCAGCGCCCAGAGCCAGAGTACTCAAGTGAAGAAGAGTACacggaagaggaagactacgacgacgaggacatTGATCCCTCTGATTCTGCATCGACAACCTACGACAGACCAAGGCTGCACACCCGAGCCTCCGAAACGGCCACCGCACGGCGCCAGCGACCTCCCGCTAGGCAGGACGCTTCCCACCATCAACAGGTGCAGTCTTACGCACCGGCCGCCGCACCGCCCAGCGTGGATCCCTCCGAGGAGTACGGCCGTAATGGCCACTATGGCCATTAtggccagcaccagcaacatGCCGCTGGTCGCAACGGCTACTACGGCCGCGGTCATCCAGCTTATCccgcccagcagcaaaacCATGTAGTGCCGTACATGGGTTACAATGGCGCCAATCAGATGAACCAGATGGCTCCCTATGGCCAATACGGCGGAAATCCCTTCTCACCCAACGGCTCAAGCACTGGTAGCTACTATGGGGGCGAGCAGAGGCACATGTATGACATGATGCCTTATGGCGCACCTCCTCCGCCGGGCTATAATTACGGGCCGCACGGGGCCCACTACAACGGCATGCCGCCTCACATGCATCCGTATCCCCcggcaccagcgccgccaccaacTGAGGCCGCCGCCCCTGCATCCCCGGCTCCGGCTCCGAAAGAGCCCTCACCAGCTCCACCCCCGCCACCCGATCCTGAGAAGGAGCGTCTTCAGAAAGAGCTGGCTGATTTCAAGGCCGcgcaggagaaggaaaaggagattgCGAGACAAAAGGAAATTGAGGATAAGATCCGCAAAGATGCCGAAGAAGCCCTTGctaagaagatggaggaggtgCGGTTACAAGCTGAGGAAGCCAAGAGAGAGATCGAGCGAGCCAGGGCAGAGGCCGAGCGCACCGCTCGTGAGAGActcgaggctgagaagaaagctgaagaggagagaagacgaGTAGAGGCTGAAACTAGGGCTCGTTTAGAGGAGACGACGAGGCTCAAGTATGAAGCGGAGATgaaggctgctgaagagcggagaaggagagaacaagaagaccGAGCTCgagccgaagaagcagcccGACTTCGTTTCGAGGCCGCTTTGAGGGCGGAAACCGCTGCTAAGGCAGCTGCTGAGCAGAAAGCGGCCGAGGAAGCTGCTCGGATCGAGGAGCAAACACGCCTTCGCCTCCAAGCGGCGATTAAGGCTGAGAATGAGgccaaagccgccgccgcaaagaaagctgctgaagaagctgccagaATCGAGGAAGAGGCTAGACTCCGCGTTGAGGCTGCGCTCAGGGCGGATGCTGAGGCAAAGGCCGCGGCGGCGAAGagagaggccgaggaggccgagAGGCTCCGACTTATACacgaagaggccaaggccaaagcCGAAGCTGAGCACCGGGCCCGGATAGCggcagaagaggctgctgcgcaaagggctgctgaagctgccgccatcgccaaggcggaggccgaggagctgaaaaagagaatccAGGCGGAGACTAAAGCGGCCATTGAGGAAGCCAACAAGAAAgcagacgaggctgccaaaaAAGCAGAGCTAGCTCCCATAAAGTTCAAGGATGCGGTTGGCCGAAAGTTTAGCTTCCCCTTTCATCTATGCAACACCTGGCAGGGAATGGAAGAGTTAATCAAGCAGGCGTTCCTGCAAGTCGACGTTTTAGGACCGCATGTCCAAGAAGGCCACTATGACCTGATTGGTCCCAATGGCGACATCATCCTCCCGTCCGTTTGGGAAAAGGTCATTGAGCCAGATTGGGCCATCACCATGACCATGTGGCCCCTCGACAAAGCACCGCCTGTCGGTGGTCCCAAACTGCCTCCGGGAATGCCACCGATGTCGAATAGGCCTGATGGTCATGGTCCTCCCCCGCCGCCGATTGGAATTCCACCGCTCAACCGACCACGGCCTCATATTCCAGGGATGTCAATGCCGCCTCCACCTCCTGGATGGAACGGCGGGATACCTCCACCTCCGCGGGGGCCACCAGGTATATCTCCCAATATTAAGATCGTGAACGCGGCGCcacagcaaaagaagaagagcagctccagcagcaagcaaaacaCTTCCATGCTCAATTTCTTATCTGGAAAGGCccctgccaagaagaa GACATCAAGCAAAAAATAA